A stretch of the Aegilops tauschii subsp. strangulata cultivar AL8/78 chromosome 4, Aet v6.0, whole genome shotgun sequence genome encodes the following:
- the LOC109757270 gene encoding uncharacterized protein yields MASLYHSSLPLSPPSSSCHGVLSLAPRTAAPFVCLCRAPPQDDHDAELLGALQSNGNGSLLREQHPASAKVLESGSAELGDGSGGGRRSSQAQLRARDCARRIMSLPMEERVKVLDLLQRDDTALTISDYNDIISALARGGDYDSAVALFRALEPNGVVEPDAHSFAIAVQCFCRKGAPDEAKETLDEMVARGYLPSVAAFSAVVGCLCKRGRVTRAMDVFDTMRAVGSEPTIRTYNSLIGGLCYVGRLEEARDLLNKLKDSPKQTADIYTFTIVLDGFCKVGRTEDAMAIFEDAIRMGLSPTIFTYNALLNGHCKEGNLLKAYDLLMEMCDNDDCPPDKISFSIVLPALLRAGEITAAWKTFKRMEHAGFQADSRALDTLARGLCRQCAADISVLRDAKEVFGKVVAAGHEPVSYTYCLMAQALARGGEVDAAVAILDDMVRKGYALRKRAYTDVVRALCDRSRTHDALRVLAAVITKDFVPGRNAFDALLEELSRQGRWPDAMAVYAAAVKRGVVVSLKRHVKEALARESPARLGVP; encoded by the coding sequence ATGGCGTCTCTCTACCACTCCTCCCTCCCGCTCTCCCCGCCGTCCTCCAGCTGCCATGGTGTCCTCTCCTTGGCCCCTCGAACCGCGGCGCCCTTCGTCTGCCTCTGCAGAGCGCCACCGCAAGACGACCACGACGCGGAGCTCCTCGGCGCGCTCCAGTCCAACGGCAACGGCAGCCTCCTCAGAGAACAACATCCCGCGTCAGCCAAAGTTCTAGAGTCGGGCTCTGCGGAATTGGgtgacggcagcggcggcgggaggaggagctCTCAGGCTCAGCTCCGGGCGCGTGACTGCGCGAGGCGGATCATGAGCCTCCCCATGGAGGAGCGGGTGAAGGTGCTCGACCTCCTGCAGCGCGACGACACGGCGCTCACCATCTCCGACTACAACGACATCATCTCCGCGCTCGCGAGGGGCGGGGACTACGACTCCGCGGTCGCGCTCTTCAGGGCGCTCGAGCCCAACGGCGTCGTTGAGCCGGACGCCCACTCTTTCGCCATCGCCGTGCAGTGCTTCTGCAGGAAGGGCGCGCCCGACGAGGCAAAGGAGACGCTCGACGAGATGGTGGCTCGCGGTTACCTCCCCAGTGTGGCCGCCTTCTCCGCCGTCGTGGGCTGCCTCTGCAAACGTGGACGCGTCACCAGGGCCATGGATGTGTTCGACACCATGCGTGCCGTCGGGAGCGAGCCCACCATCCGCACGTACAACAGCCTCATCGGCGGGCTCTGCTACGTCGGCCGCCTCGAGGAGGCGCGGGACCTCCTCAACAAGCTCAAGGACTCGCCCAAGCAAACGGCGGACATCTACACCTTCACCATTGTGCTGGACGGGTTCTGCAAGGTAGGCAGGACGGAGGACGCCATGGCCATCTTCGAAGATGCCATCCGGATGGGCCTCTCGCCCACGATTTTCACCTACAACGCGCTGCTCAACGGCCACTGCAAGGAGGGGAACCTGCTGAAAGCGTATGACCTGCTCATGGAGATGTGCGACAACGACGACTGCCCGCCGGACAAGATCAGCTTCAGCATTGTGCTGCCGGCGTTGCTGCGGGCAGGCGAGATCACCGCGGCGTGGAAGACGTTCAAACGCATGGAGCACGCCGGGTTCCAGGCGGACAGCCGCGCGTTGGACACGCTGGCCCGGGGCCTATGCCGGCAGTGTGCGGCGGACATATCGGTCCTGAGGGACGCCAAGGAGGTGTTCGGCAAGGTGGTGGCGGCCGGGCACGAGCCGGTGTCGTACACGTACTGCCTGATGGCGCAGGCCCTGGCGCGCGGCGGCGAGGTGGACGCGGCCGTGGCCATACTGGACGACATGGTGCGCAAGGGGTACGCGCTGCGGAAGCGCGCGTACACGGACGTGGTGCGCGCGCTGTGCGACCGGAGCAGGACGCACGACGCTCTCCGGGTGCTGGCGGCGGTGATCACCAAGGACTTCGTGCCCGGCCGGAACGCGTTCGACGCGCTGCTCGAAGAGCTCAGCCGGCAGGGGAGGTGGCCCGACGCCATGGCCGTGTACGCCGCTGCGGTGAAGCGGGGCGTGGTGGTGTCGCTGAAGCGTCACGTCAAGGAGGCGCTGGCACGGGAATCGCCGGCGCGGTTGGGTGTCCCATAG